The Salvelinus namaycush isolate Seneca chromosome 5, SaNama_1.0, whole genome shotgun sequence genome segment AGAGGTAACCGATTAGTAAGAAAGGAGGGGGGAAGAGGAAACAGGGGATACCCACAAGGAGAGTGTGGCGTGTAGAGAATggtaagagagagagtagagagagaagagaaaaagagagtatagaaagagagagagagggagagagagagtaatgaaAACTTATAGTGATTAGATGTCACAAAGATGAAGAGCACTGTGCAACAGGATGTATGTGAAGTCATTGCACTGCAGGTCAAGGCCCAGTGATGTTTAATGTGTAAAGCAGCCCTCAACTGCTGTCTTCCCTTTGTGAGACAGTGGGACCAAGCAGAAAATACAAAGGCATTCAATGACAAATTGGCATTTAACTGTTAGCACCATATTCTTCTCTGTTGTAACATTTGTAAAGGGAAACTACCTAGAGAGAACGGTAAATGCCATCCCAATTGGATAAAGTTGGAGGTGTCTAAAAACCGCCACAGACTAATGAATACATCTTTTCTATTAATTTTTGTATCaagtttttattattttttggtTGACAGGACAAAAAACACAAATCAACAGACATTACACAAATACACACTGTCAAGTGTTGTAGTCCATATTTTAATATTGTCTGATTTTGCATCTTGTCGAGAAAATTAGAGTTCAAGTTGAACTCATGAATAAGTTCAATAagttcacagtccccaaatccagaacaaattcaagaaagcgtacagtattatatagagccattattgcatggaagtccgtgtcacgtttctgaccttatttactttgttttgtctttattttgttggtcagggcgtgagttgggtgggtattatctatgttgtctgtttctatgtggggttttctagtttggcctgatatggttctcaatcagaggcagctgtcattcattgtctctgattgggaaccatatttaggtagcctgttttcactgttggtttgtgggtgtttgtttcctgtgtcagtgtttgtgccacacgggactgttttcagttagattctctttgttattttgtattgtgtcatGTTCAGTTGTttctattaaaacatggacacttaccacgctgcgttttggtccgatccctgctacacctcctcttcagacgaagaggaggaaatctgccgttacagtccattccatctcatattgttcaagtgaacagcaaacctggtttaaaaaaagtAGATAAAGCAACACATCAGGGCACCACTCCTCTCCCTTATTTGACCTAGGTAgtttgtgtatgtattgatatgtaggctacgtgtgccttttgtaaaaaaaaataaacacttttttaTGTAGtactgtccttgagctgttgttTATTAcagttctgtattatgtcatgtttcatgcattgtgtggaccccaggaagagtagctgctgcttttgcaacagctaatggggatcctaataaaatacaaataccaaaatatcatGAATAAGGAAATCCATTGCAGTGTGTGAGGCTTGCCATGGTAAGGGAACCATTCTCTTGGCTGCTGTTAGGTTTAGTGTAGAGTCATCATTAAGCAGTAGCACATTGGAAAGACATGGGATGTGTTAAGATAAAATGCTTGATAATGATGAAGCCAAGTCACAGTTGACCAAATGAAGAAAATCACTATGCACCTTTCCTGTATGATTAGGTCTCTACTGCCAACAAGTGGCAGAGACTGGAACTGCATTGGCCTGGTAGAATTCTTTATAACCAGGCTATACTTACAATATCCACATGATGGAGACACTGGCAACAAGTTCACAGTCCGAGCGTGTGAGGCTGCTCACTGCGCCAAAGAGATCTCCAAGTGTATGCTGCAATGTTTACAGAGACTCGGGGTCTTCCCTGCATCATTCTCCAGTGCCCGTCCCATTCAGTTTGTTGTCAATTTACGCtaagtggccagtttattaggtacaccaccccgttcacgaaaatggttagctcctacagtgagtcacgtggccgtggcttctatataaagcaggcagacaggcatggaggcattcagttactgttcgattgaacgctAGAATGGACAAAAccagtgacctaagcgactttgagagTGGTATGATCGTCAGTACCAGTGGTGCTatttccagtatctcagaaatggccggtttcctgggcttttcacgcacgactgTCAGCGACAGTCCTGTGGGCTAAAACAGCTTGTtaatgacagaggtcaaaggagaatggcaagaatcgtgcaagctaacaggcgggtcacaaacaggcaaataacagcacagtacaacagtggtgtgcagaacggcatcttaGAACGCACAACTCATCgatccttgtcacagatgggctattacagcagacgaccacaccaggttccactcATATCAGTTAAAAACAAGAAGAGCGGCTCCAGTGGACACGTGATCAACAACATTGGACAATTGAGGAGCGTAAAAACATTACCTGGTCTGAGTCTGACGAATCCTGgctcctgttgcgtcatgctgatgatGCAACAGATGAtaccatattattacttaccctcttgctcttttgcaccccagtatctctacttgcacatcatcatctgcacatccatcactccagtgttaatgctaaattgtaattattttgcctctatgtcttatttattgcctacctccctactcttctacatttgcacacactgtacatagatgtttctattgtgttattaactATACGTTTGTTTATGGGTAACTGTGTTGTTTGattttgtctcactgctttgctttatcttggccaggtcacagttgtaaatgagaacttgttctcaactggcctacctggttaaataaaggtgatttttttaaatagatttttttaacatttggtgtaagcagcatgagtccatggccccatcgtgcctggtgtcaacggtacaggctggttgCAGTGGTGTAATGGTATGGGGAATGTGCTCCTGGCGCACGTTAGGTCCCTTaataccaattgagcaatgtttGAACGACACAGCGCATCTGTACATTGTTGCTGAACATGGCTACAGAGGGGTccaacccggtactagatgggtgtacctaatgaactggccactgagtgtatatctAATGACACTAGGTGGCCATGGCTCCCTTTTATGACTGCATAAttaatcaaattcaaatcaaaatcGTAATATTGACATGTGCAATATCCATATAGCAAGAGATCCATATATCATGCAATATTTTGAAACACCAATAAGCCGCGTGTTTGtcgtctctccacctctcctcattTCTGCTCCTCGCTGTTAGATTCACTATAAGTTTGCATGCTGTTCTGTAATGTTTAATGCAGTCAACAGATTGTTCCAAACAAGAATGATGTTGCTTTCCACTTTGCTTCTTTAATATAAATCATTCTATTTCAAATGGTTCATCCAAATGTTTTGATCTATATCGGAAGTCAAATTGCAATCTCAATatttacttgtttaaaaaaaaattgctatTCAattttttgcccatatcgtgcagccctgcCTCCTTTCACTGTCTCAGGGTGTTCCATCTTGTCTGTCCATTCACCTCTACACCACCACAAAACCATCCTGACAAGGCCCTGTTCTTAACAGAATGCTGCACTTTTCTGCATTTTGACAAGCTTAGTGTAAAGACATAAAATAAGGGCAGAAGTCACTCATACAGTCCTGAAGAGGTGGGTGCTGTATGAGTGTATGGTTGGCCAGGGTAGCTTAAACAGATTAAGATTAGgatcactttattggtcaattgcacacaaggtccaacCGAAAATTTACTTCTGCTTTTAACCCAAccgaaagacacacatacacacacaggttcTTTTGGAGAGGTGCTCGGGGCTGCCACACTGGGCGCCCAGGGAACTGTTgttgtgccttgctcaagggcacaatggcatctaggatttgataccagcaaccctctGGTTTCAGTTAATTTCCCAGACAGATTTTTCCCATTGGACCCAGAATTCCAACTGGCAACCCTCCGGTTGCTGGTTCacctctctaaccgctaggctacctggctcCAACAGTTCATGGTAATGACCATCCCACCACATcccacacacaggaacacaggacACCTTGACTATCTACTGTATCCAGCAGCTGCACAACGTGTCAGCACAGATTCAGCAGGGTGTTTCAGGGACTTTAGACACAAAGCTTAATTTTCCGTTGGCGGTTCCACACTTCGATACATCTGAGGAAAGTCCCAAATTGACCCTGGTAACTAAAGAATCAGCTGGGGGCGGGCACCGACAAGGTTGggtgagaagtgtgtgtgtgtattgcggGGAGGTGTGGTGTTTGATGGAGTGAGATGTGCAATGACACAGAGGCCCAGATCAGAAGGCTATTTAAGATTAGGATCCCTTTATTGGTCAATTGTACATAAGGTCACACTGAAATTTGACCTCTGCTTTATCTCAACCCCTCcaaaagacacacatacatatacagtttggaGGAGGGGGCTGCCACATTGGGCGCCCGTGGAGGAGGAGTTGTGgcgggttaagtgccttgctcaagggcacaatgccTTGCCCATCAGATCCCCCCCCCATCTGACCCGGGATTCGAACTGGCAAACCTCCGGGTGGCTCACCGCCCAGAAGGTTATTTTCTCCAATGACAGAGAGTCATCCAGTCAATGCTCCATCCAGTTACTGCTACAGGATGAGTTGATCCCCAATAGGCCTATCAACTGTGGGGAGATCCCGCTGAATTGGTAAACCCTGGGAAACTAGTGGAATGACACTGACAACACCATATGATTGACCGATtagatcacaggtgtcaaactcattccacagagggccaaGTGGCTGCGGGTTTTCACTCCCTCTATTGTACTCGATTGATGAATCAAGGACACTATTTAGTAAGGAACTTCCAACACCTGGTTGTCTAttgcttaattgaaaggaaaaacctgcagacactaaaCCCTCCATGAAATGAGTTTGAAACCCCTGGATTAGATCACATGCAAACCCTTTTTTCTCACAACTTCCTGGTGCCAAATGCACTCTATGCAGAATTCTTGCATTGCGTGCCATTTTGCCATCTCTAGCAGAGTTTGTGCTAGTCCTACATTTAAATCCCAAAAAACAATTTGGCATCGTTGACATATTAGGTCAATCCATAGCCTAAACCGGGGTAAAACAGGAATTCTAACATTAAGTGAATTAAATCAATCATCTGTCTTAATTAACATTGAACACTTAAGTTATATAGGTTACAATAAACCTTTAATATCTTAAaggtgttgtttttttttttaagtagacCGTCAGAACGCACTGTTTGAGTTTTCAAACAGGAAGGTAAAGAGTTAATTCTTATACGAAAGGGAAAGCCCCAGTTTCACGGATTTGGTtatgtgaatgagagagagacagtttacGGACTATTTGATTCGTTGCAATAAAAGGAGGAACATAATAGCCTACTGATTTTCTTCACTTGCCTACCTGCAGTTATATTGCAGGTGTGTTACCGTCAGTTAGTTTATTCGAAAGTCTTATTTATCATATTCAAAACATTTACGAGTCAGTTGTGtgattttaatttatttaaattatCAGTGTCCACAAATTCTCAAAAGGAACACTGGAGAATAGCCTCGAGCCATTCTTGTATTGGCATGGCAAATTACATTATTAAACTCCAAATGCAAAACGACATTTGGATACTTTCGTGGAGAAGGAGACTGTGCCTAGGCTATAGAAAACATAAATTGAATTCGCATTTGAATCACTGCTATGTTTTGAGACGACAAACACCTGAGGCTGATTCCAGGATATTTGATCCGTGTTCATGCGGAGGACCATGACCATGAACGGTCACCAGACTCAAACCACAGTGCCACTGGATTTGCGCACCACAAAGAGGGAGTGTGGGAACGGTGCCGACTGGACTCCCACCAGCAAAGGTCTCTCCGTTCGGGTGAGAGTGCCGTATCCCACTGCCCCACTCACGGAGGATGACTGTCCAAACGGAAATCCCAGCCCTACTGTGGAGCCGCTGGCTCATCGTTGTGGATCATCGTTGATAAAACCTCCTGTGAACACGGGAAACCCGGCAGTTCTGGAGAAAAAACACTCCCCAGCTGTAACTTCTCACACGCCATTCACTCCGAACCCTGGTGAGCGCAGCACAACAGACACACGAACACAGGACATATCTTCCTCGAGGCTTCCTTTTAGGAAACGTCAATTTCCTACCGAATGGGAGACGCCGGAACAGTCACGTACCCCACCGGAGAGAGAGGAGCGCTTATCCCCCTACAAAGACTTGTGCTGCAGACCGAGTCCTCCAAATATTTTTTTACAGAGCTACGACAATGAGAATATTGGTTCCCTGGCATCCGTCTCACACAGACAATTGTCCGTCGCCAGCGGTTTTGACAATGGACACCAAAGCGTCGGTCCGGTTCGTTCAATGCAAGCACCCCGTCCTTACTGTAAGTTAGTCGCCCTTGCAAAAGACacgtaaaaaaaatattaaaatgaaAGTGTACAGCCCATGACATTATTATTCAAAGTTTATCCCATcgcattttcttattttttttcctAATCGAGCAAAACAAAATGCGTAATCATATCTGACAGTCATGTTATAAGTGTATTAATTTGACTATAATCAAAGGTATTGGTTTGAAAGAGAATATACTTCTGAATCAGTTAGTGGTCATTTGCCTTTGAATCAAACTGTTTTTTTCTGTGGTATGTTCCTTcatagaacgtgtgtgtgtgtcattgtgcaGTGATGGTTAGTCTTGCTTTGGAACCCCAGTCATTGAGAAACACTTTTGCCAGACCTTCCAGCGATAAATTATTGAACTGATTAAAAACTTCCAAAACATGTCAATGGGTCATCTGTAATTTCCTTATTTCACAGTAATGTACCAAACATCTCTCTCGAtctgccccctccctccctcggtcACCCAGATCCCTATCCAGGGTACCCATTCTACTCCTGGCCCAGCAGGTCACCGCTGGTTGTGAACGTGCCTGTCTCTCACCTCCAGTCCTCTCTTTACCCGACGGGACACACCGAACACCTGCTGGCAGATGTTGCCCAGGCGACGTGCCAAGATGACGACGGCGACACGTATGTTTGTTTTTGAAAACCCTACATGCATTGAACTTCAGTTAGTCTCATGAAGCAGATAGGGCCTAGTACTGTTGCCCTCTGAGGGTTCCTTGCTAACTCTGACTACCTGCTAGGCGCTATGGACTGGGTCGAGTTCAGTAGGTCATTTTTGTTTTCCATTTCAAAACATTTGACCCTGATCAGTTAGGTAtgtgttggagggagaggagatgtcACACAGTCTGTTTGTTTTGGTCTATGATTCACCTGGCTGTGAGGGGTGTTGGTGGTGAGAGAGGAGTGTGCTGTGTGTACCCTTaccacaccacaccccaccacaTTCTTTACCTTCATTTCACTTCCTGTCTCCGTAATGATTATTGGAGTCaattctctgctctgctgctcagTGAAAGTGTCACTGGGTGAGGGGGATTCTGGAATTGAACTTGACCTCTGTgatctgtactgtgtgtgtgtcgtgttctGTGTCTGTTTGCATTGTTGGTGTGAGTCTTCATATGAGAGACAGGCTTGTCTCTGGGAGGCTGGGATGACTATTAGAGTAAGGTGACCAGATAACAACACACCAAAAAACATGaagaaaaaagatatatatattattCCATGAGATATCTTTATCTtttttttaacccctttttcGCCCCAATTtggtggtatccaattggtagttacagtcctgtcctatcgctgcaactcccgtacggactcgggagaggcgaaggtcgagagccgtgcgtcctctgaaacacaacccagccaagccgcactgcttcttgacacaacgcccacttaacctggaagccagccgcaccaatgtgtcggaggaaacaccatacacctggtgaccgtgtcagcgtgcattgcgcccggcccgccacaggagtcgctagtacgcgatgggacaagaacatccctgccggccaaaccctcccctaacccggacagcgctgggccaattgtgcgccgccccatgggtctcccggtcgtggccggctgctcACAGCCTGAACTCGAACCAGGTTCTCTAGTGGcatagctagcactgcgatgcagcgtcttagaccactgcgtcactcgggaggccGCCCATGGAATTATTTTTAACTATACATTTCCGCTACAGTCCTTTCACATACGTTAATTATTTATAACACAAATGGATTAACCCCTCAGATGTTTCTTAATTTTAGCCTACCGTGGTCATTTTTGAATCACCCCAGTTTGGTAGCCTATGCTGTTGGAAAGGTTTCCTGGCTATGGCCATGGTTGTTCATGCGGTTGTTACAATGTATCACTGACCAAATGTTCTCATAGAAGGGAGCAAACAAGTTTGATACAAGTGGTGAGACAAATTTTACATTGAAATCCGATTGCATACAGCTTTTGATTACTGAAATATCAGCCTCAATTTAACTTCAGAGTTGCTTTTCTTTCTGGGGGATAATCAGGGACATTGCTAGTACTAGCCTGGGACATGCCACCAAAATCGGGGACGTCTGGTCACCTTATGTTAGAGGTTAAAGTGTGGATGTGGTACATTCAATCACATGTTAATACCAACCTCACGCACCAATGCCCACTATGACCTGCTACACCTGAGCACTCACCTGTTCACTGACAGAAATGCGAGGACGATACAAAAATAGTCATGTGACTGAAATCATAAGTCCTTCCAAGCATGACATTGCAAAGTCATGTTCCTGTAGTTTAAGTGCCGTGTGTCACTGTCATTTGCATCCCATTACAAAAAACACATGATCGAGAAAGTGCAGACCTGGCTGTGGGTTTCGAGCCATGGCAGTTCCGCTTGGGATGATTTCATGTGATGTAGAGCCCAGGGACCAGCACTGAAATCAATCAGGAAGAAAACACCTTGCAATCTGATCACAGGATGTTTAAGATTTATCAGTATTAAAGTGCATTTACATTTCAGTGCTCGTTTTTTTGTGGCTTTTAAAAAaatgtacttaaaaaaaaaaatcaaactaCCTAGGCGGTTGCACTGGGGCTTTTGGGTGTTGTTCTTATGAAGTCAAACTACTTGATGAAGTGGTAGACTGTAAAGAAGTACATTTCCCTGGCTGGTACCAACTTGTATTGTGGTCTGTCTGATAAAGTTAGATTTCAGCAGAAAGACAGCGCCGCTTCTCAGCCCCCCACCATCcccaagtgtgtctgtgtgtgtgcgtgcgtgcgtacataCGTCAATGGGATGTTAATCCTCAGTTCTCATCACCTCTGAGCCCCTCAGTTTCGGGAAAACCTCTGAGCGTGCACCTCTCAATGTGTGACTGCGGTTTTCTCAGGtctttctgtatctctgtttTCATTTCTGTGTTTTTAAATGAATGAGCTCAAAACCCAAACATCCGCTCCTCACTTCCTCATTtaccgctttctctctctctccctcatcgaTCTCTCTCGCTTTTTCTTCTGATCATTTCCCTGCTTATCTCTCACTAACATTCTCTCACCCCTGTTCATCTCGCACCCCTCTGTGACACACTCCCCTGTTCATTGTCCTTCTAGCTGCTTGAATGAAAGACAGGTGTGTAGTCAGTGCAGTAACATGGGGACAGTACACAATGTATTTGATGAGTATAGTCATGCTTATATAATACAGGTGGGGAGGAAGTTTGTTCAGCAGTTCCTTGTAAAGCACATGTATTGTACCCAACAACTTTGGCTCACCGCTGTGCTTGGCCAGGGATATGCATCCAACCTATGCAGACATGTAGGTAGGGGCGGGGTCAATAAACTGGAGGAAATAGCTATAGTGCTGCCATGGCAAAaatcaaatctaactttatttatatagcacatttcttAGAGGATACATTTGCATTTCAAAGTGCTTAACAAATTAAATAGTATAACAATAAAATAAGTGGACATGAGACTAATTGATTAAAATAAATATAGAAtggtataatttttttttttaaatagtatgACTAAAAGCACCTTAAGTAAAAGCAAGGCTAAAAAGGTATGTCTTAAGATTCTTCTTAAAAATGTCTCCAGTTTCTGAGGCCCGCCCTCAAATCCTCCGGCACACTGTTCCAAAGGCCAGGACCATAGAGGCTGCTTTAAAGATCAATAAAGCAATTCTTTTTTTAATCGTTTCCAAAACTGACAGGCAACCATAAAGGCTATGTCAGGCTGCAGACTTAGGGTGGCTCAGTTGTTAGAGCTTGGTTCCTGCAATGTCagagttgtgggttcaattcccacaggggtCCAGTTTGCAAAAAGTAAGAAATGTATGCATTCTGGATAAGAggatctgctaaatgacaaaggGCTTTTAAAAATGATTTATTGTAAATTGGACTGTGGTGTGTTTCTGGTTCCCCTTTGTTTAATACACCTGTCTTAGAGTCATCGCTCTCTCAGCTGGTCTGCTGGCCACAGCAACCCGCATTCCCTCGCCTCCCCCCAAACAGGATACCACATGTACGCCACTGCCAGTCTCTGtcgctcagtgtgtgtgtgtttgagtgcggCCCAGCGCTCCTGCGTCAGTGTGCTTTGGGTTATCTGGGGCTGTGGTCTGCCCCACTTCCAGGAACAGGAGAGCGCACAGTTTCAtcttgagagaaagagagagaaagagaaagagaggaaccaTGTTCAAGTGTGTGATAATCTCACCGTTGCACTGAATGGAGACACTTGTTACTAGGTTAGTTAGGTGTTGATAGCTTTTTGAGGAATGTTGGCAGAGGCACCTCGCAAATACTCATCTGGGGACTCTTTTTAATCAGAACTGATGCCATTCTCATTGTGCTGCAATAATGCATGTTTGTCGTCTACTCACATACTCCACAAATACATGTTTACTATGTGACAAAGACTCTGCTGCAGATTCATTAATTCCGCTTCCTCACTGCATGGGAGAACCTAGTCAGATGGATGACCTATTATCACTGTAATCACTTGAGTGCCAATGTTGATCTGGTGGGAGTTTTTAGGCAAATTAAGATGGTAGTGAAGTGCCGCTACTGTGGGCTGCGTACAGACATATAGTGCCTTACGAcagtattccccccccccccccccgcttggcatttttcctattttactacaacctggaattaaaatagattttttggggggggggttgtatcatttgatttacacaacatgcccacCACTTTGAagttgcaaaatatttttttttgtgaaacaaacaagacaaaaaaaaaacagaacttgagcgtgcataactattcacctcccccaaaatcaatactttgtagagactccttatgcagcaattacagttgcaagtctcttggggtatgtctctataagcttggcacatctagccactgggatttttgcccattcttcaaggcaaaactgctccagctccttcaagtaggatgggttccgctggtatatagcaatctttaagtcataccacagattctcaattggattgagatctgggctttgactaggccattccaagacatttaaatgtttccccttaaaccacaagtgttgctttagcagtatgcttagtgtcattgttctgctggaaggtgaacctctttcccagtctcaaatctctggaagacaaacaggtttccctcaagaatttccctgtatttagagccatccatcattccttcaattctgaccagtttcccagtccctgccgatgaaaaacatctccacagcttgatgttgccaccaccatgcttcactgtggagatggtgttctcgaggtgatgagaagtgttgggtttgcaccagacatagcgttttccttgatggccaaaatgcaacatttttgtctcatctgaccagagtaccttcttccatatgtttggagtctcccacatgccttttggcaaaacgtgtttgcttattttttttaaacctctttgggctagacgTGCCGCTAGCGCCCCaccttgacaacatccggtgaaattgcagagagcgaaattcaaaatacaaaaatcataatattaaacattcatgaaaatacgtgtcttacatcatttaaaagcttaacttcttgttaatccagccgctttgtcagatttcaaaaggctttacggcgaaagcataccatgcgattatctgaggacagcgccccgtaatacaaaagcattaaaaacattttccaaaccagcagaggcgtcacaagtcagaaatagagaaaataaatcacttacctttgaagctCTTCCtttgtttgcaatcccaagggtcccagctacataacaaatggtcgttttgttcaataaagtcctttatatcccaaaaaagtcagtttagttggtgtgcttgattcagtaatccacctgttcccctcttcaaaatgcatacaaaggaatcccaaaagttaccaataaacttcgtccaaacaagtccaacaacgtttctaatcaatcctcagataccctaatatgtaaataaacgataaaatttaagacggagaatagtgtgttcaataccggcgataaataacgaagtgcgcaCCTTCATCCACACGCGCCACAAGACTACAgtcaaaatgagagccacctaggaaaactacaaattctagctcatttttcaaaaaacaagctgaaaccctttctaaagactgcagttcctatggcttccactagatgtcaatctgggaggatttccttTGTTTTTCCCATAGACAGCCATTATGGGTGGTCACCtccaaaaaaaaaacatctggatGTAttctcctcaggtttttgcctgccatatcagttctgttatactcacagacattattttaacagttgtagaaacttcagagtgttttctatccaatactaccaattatatgcatatcctagcatatctgggcctgagtaacaggcagtttactttgggcaccttaGTCATCCGAACTtctgaatactgccccctatccctaaagaagttttaagcaatggcttttttctggtcagtattccgtaaagcccaactctgtggagtgtacgacttaaagtggtccaatctccgctgtggagcttagCAGCTCCTtaagggttatctttggtctctttgttacctctgattaatgccctccttgcctggtctgagttttggtgggcagccctctcttggcaggtttgttatggtgccatattctttctattttttaataatgtatttaatggtgctcgtgggatgttcaaagtttcagatattttttctATAACCCAACCTTgaactgtacttctccacaactttgtccctgacctgtttggagagcttcttggtcttcatggtgctgcttgcttggtggtggcccttgc includes the following:
- the LOC120047230 gene encoding uncharacterized protein LOC120047230, with amino-acid sequence MRRTMTMNGHQTQTTVPLDLRTTKRECGNGADWTPTSKGLSVRVRVPYPTAPLTEDDCPNGNPSPTVEPLAHRCGSSLIKPPVNTGNPAVLEKKHSPAVTSHTPFTPNPGERSTTDTRTQDISSSRLPFRKRQFPTEWETPEQSRTPPEREERLSPYKDLCCRPSPPNIFLQSYDNENIGSLASVSHRQLSVASGFDNGHQSVGPVRSMQAPRPYYPYPGYPFYSWPSRSPLVVNVPVSHLQSSLYPTGHTEHLLADVAQATCQDDDGDTYVCF